Proteins encoded together in one Verrucomicrobiota bacterium window:
- a CDS encoding type II secretion system protein, with product MTFVGTLRKTENLRSQNKQVLAFTLIELLAVISIVGILTAILVPAVSLIRTNAQRSSSAQNLRQWTSALMLFINENEKKIPYEGEEDQPSWGSVRSGANEQAWYNVLPPYVGERPLNDLRSRDDRALVIRDGSIHLSPGAEVDEQENLRRPFFSYMMNSQLYSGEDSAPSNSGEILIRITSIENPSKTIFITETRTSTEDGAPNESDERVARSKGRNNSISFRFNKQTNVAFLDGHIATVDSADLYNDGRDPALVGGQLDSFLWYPWN from the coding sequence ATGACTTTCGTAGGAACCCTCCGAAAAACCGAGAACCTTAGATCTCAGAACAAGCAGGTTCTAGCCTTCACTTTGATTGAGCTACTCGCGGTAATTTCCATCGTTGGCATTCTCACAGCTATTTTAGTTCCTGCTGTTAGTTTGATCCGAACCAATGCTCAGCGTTCATCCAGCGCTCAAAATCTTCGCCAGTGGACTAGTGCTCTCATGCTCTTCATCAATGAAAATGAAAAGAAAATCCCGTATGAAGGTGAAGAAGACCAACCAAGCTGGGGAAGTGTTCGTTCCGGTGCCAACGAGCAAGCGTGGTACAATGTTCTACCTCCTTACGTTGGTGAAAGACCCTTAAACGACCTCCGCTCACGCGATGACCGCGCTCTTGTCATACGAGATGGCTCCATCCACCTGAGTCCGGGTGCCGAAGTAGACGAACAGGAAAATCTGCGTCGTCCTTTCTTCTCTTACATGATGAATTCGCAGCTCTACAGTGGCGAGGACAGTGCCCCGAGTAACTCTGGCGAAATTCTCATTCGGATTACGTCGATTGAAAATCCCTCCAAGACAATCTTTATCACCGAAACCCGCACCTCGACCGAAGACGGGGCTCCCAACGAATCAGACGAACGGGTCGCCCGGTCAAAGGGGCGCAACAACAGCATCAGCTTCCGCTTCAACAAACAGACGAATGTAGCATTCCTCGACGGACATATCGCGACAGTGGATAGTGCTGACCTCTACAACGACGGTCGGGATCCGGCACTAGTTGGTGGTCAGCTCGATTCCTTCCTCTGGTATCCTTGGAACTAG
- a CDS encoding helicase C-terminal domain-containing protein has translation MIQVLDDSPSPADNAKELVALTESVFSKGGSLETEMGLEHRGEQEEMAVRVAQAFAADCPLIFEAGTGVGKSLAYLIPGILHSVRTKRPFLVSTHTISLQEQIREKDIEQCRKLFSRIEELRPYASFKTAFLVGRGNYLCPRRLGRAIEESADLFNQVNQDTLSKLSDWSVQTENGLRQEFDSAMPAEIWDAVNADASSCNRKNCSPESCFYHAARQKVQKAHLVILNHSLLFSLVSAGMSPGNETPGVLFPNDFLVVDEAHTLPATATNHLGAAVSSYAVDRALRILYNPKTKKGFLKKIGTPDDRRLVDEAIHACKEFFTQTAESFLKSREQVRLSEGEWTEPVFHTPLQELSRRLKALAQREQDETKADEIRDQQMRMDSYRSILGRFLAFEFEDDVAWVERTGKTQRIVSLRSAPIDLAPALRSILFRRHTSVTLTSATLATAGGMDPFLARIGADGQSHGQVDSPFDYENHCEILITSDCPASGGQTSRPTLTYWAECIVRAVLSNSGGTLVLFTSYRDLAAVVSAVRDRLAERERPLFEQVSGGPRSQLLDRFRAAGNGVLFGTETFWTGIDVPGEALSQVILTKLPFENPSHPIFQAREEYVRNRGGQPFLEISLPEAVLRFRQGLGRLIRKVDDRGRLVILDSRVLRKEYGKAFIQALPKKDFIRFSRPDWDRYFK, from the coding sequence ATGATCCAAGTGCTCGACGATTCTCCCTCGCCCGCAGACAATGCGAAGGAGTTGGTTGCACTCACTGAGTCGGTTTTTTCAAAAGGAGGATCGCTCGAAACAGAGATGGGGCTTGAACACCGCGGCGAGCAGGAGGAAATGGCAGTTCGTGTCGCTCAAGCCTTCGCCGCAGACTGTCCGCTGATTTTCGAAGCCGGGACAGGAGTCGGCAAAAGTCTCGCTTACCTGATACCCGGTATCCTTCACTCGGTGAGAACGAAGCGTCCTTTTCTCGTCTCCACTCACACGATTTCTCTTCAAGAGCAGATTCGTGAGAAGGATATTGAGCAATGTCGGAAGCTTTTCTCACGGATTGAAGAGCTGAGACCCTACGCATCCTTCAAAACCGCGTTTTTAGTCGGACGGGGCAATTACCTCTGCCCCCGTCGTCTCGGTCGTGCTATTGAGGAGAGCGCTGACCTCTTTAACCAAGTCAATCAGGACACCTTGTCTAAACTCTCGGATTGGTCGGTTCAAACGGAAAACGGCCTCCGGCAAGAGTTCGATTCCGCTATGCCTGCGGAAATTTGGGACGCTGTAAACGCAGATGCCAGTTCCTGTAATCGCAAAAACTGTTCGCCCGAGTCCTGTTTTTATCACGCCGCTCGCCAAAAAGTCCAAAAAGCTCACCTCGTCATCCTCAACCACAGCCTCCTCTTTTCTTTGGTCTCTGCGGGAATGAGCCCAGGAAACGAAACCCCCGGAGTCCTCTTCCCCAATGACTTTCTGGTCGTCGACGAAGCTCATACCCTTCCTGCGACCGCAACCAATCATCTTGGCGCGGCGGTTTCCAGCTACGCGGTAGACCGGGCGCTACGCATTCTCTACAACCCCAAAACAAAAAAAGGTTTCCTCAAGAAGATCGGCACTCCGGACGACCGAAGACTCGTGGATGAAGCCATCCACGCCTGCAAAGAGTTTTTTACCCAAACCGCCGAGAGCTTCTTGAAGAGCCGGGAGCAGGTGAGACTCAGTGAGGGGGAATGGACAGAGCCAGTCTTTCACACCCCACTCCAGGAATTGTCTCGTCGTTTGAAAGCACTTGCCCAGAGAGAGCAGGACGAAACGAAAGCGGATGAGATCCGGGATCAGCAAATGCGTATGGATTCCTACCGAAGTATTCTCGGGCGTTTCTTGGCCTTCGAATTCGAAGATGACGTCGCATGGGTGGAACGAACCGGTAAGACACAAAGAATTGTTAGCCTCAGAAGTGCACCTATCGACCTGGCTCCTGCTCTTCGCTCCATCCTCTTTCGACGCCACACGTCCGTGACTCTTACCAGCGCAACTCTCGCGACAGCTGGAGGCATGGATCCATTTCTTGCACGCATAGGAGCCGACGGACAATCGCATGGCCAGGTCGACTCTCCCTTCGACTACGAGAATCATTGCGAGATTCTGATCACATCCGATTGTCCTGCCTCCGGCGGTCAGACTTCCCGCCCTACTCTCACCTATTGGGCTGAGTGCATTGTTCGAGCGGTTCTTTCGAATTCAGGCGGCACCCTAGTTCTCTTCACCAGTTATCGAGACCTGGCCGCAGTCGTTTCTGCCGTGAGGGACCGCCTCGCCGAGCGGGAGCGTCCCCTCTTTGAACAAGTCTCTGGAGGCCCACGCTCACAGCTCTTGGATCGGTTCCGCGCCGCGGGTAATGGGGTGCTCTTTGGCACCGAGACTTTCTGGACCGGCATCGATGTTCCGGGGGAGGCATTGTCTCAAGTCATCTTGACCAAACTTCCCTTTGAGAATCCGAGCCATCCGATCTTTCAGGCAAGAGAGGAGTATGTGCGGAATCGTGGAGGCCAACCTTTTCTCGAGATCTCTTTACCGGAGGCTGTACTTCGATTCCGCCAAGGTCTGGGGCGACTGATCCGGAAAGTCGATGATCGCGGCCGTTTAGTCATTCTCGACTCACGAGTACTTCGGAAGGAATACGGAAAAGCTTTTATCCAGGCGCTGCCGAAAAAGGACTTCATCCGATTTTCGAGACCGGACTGGGATCGGTATTTCAAGTAA
- a CDS encoding carboxy terminal-processing peptidase — MLALVVAHLAPAEDGVFEASGLMRAETRWLVNSLERLHFSEIALEDLEMSELIVAFMEDLDYNHLYFTAGDRDGFLSRFSPPMVRYLRSGNLHPAFQVFSVFQSRVKERIAWVREYLDQDFEFNEGLVYKTDRSEESWPASNEEVDELWRTRIQYELLNELIPLMAPNSDDSLDLEDGVSEADVETGEPLPFEEALAEAKEIVAQRYLRLEREMNRFEAAEVQEIFLTTLARTYDPHSLYLSADSLEDLSIAIENSLVGIGAVLTDVDGYCTVRELIPGGPAGLSNQIHVDDQILGVAQGEDGEYVDVVGMKLRKIVKMIRGEKESVVRLNIRPAEAADPSERKEVVLVRDEVQLTANLARAKLYQIPVDGRTVPIGVINLPSFYGSELPDHPNSSDDVAELIVKMKAKGVEGIILDLRENGGGLLSEAVELAGLFIPEGPVVQVKTVQGDLMHHDDSDSGIVWEGPLLVLVSKFTASASEIVAGALQNYERALVVGDSSTHGKGTVQGIFRMTPPLFYSLSASGQNVGATKLTVQKYYLPNGESTQVEGVKADLVIPSMSDFLSMGEADLDHSLPWDTITPLSFGLKQEDQLDLILVQEGLIDSLRELSGDRVDTLEEFSVMAESIDFFRERREQKEVSLDLEERRRQQESDQSLREYFNEKRESLSENAYDFELFVLDAETETVEASVVEEDKDGPPLDVVLREGIRIMSDWLSVIDNDSSLPRAAVAQKDLGVTKS, encoded by the coding sequence ATGTTGGCTCTCGTGGTGGCCCACTTGGCACCCGCTGAAGACGGGGTATTTGAGGCAAGCGGTCTGATGCGGGCAGAAACTCGGTGGCTGGTCAACTCGCTTGAGAGGCTCCATTTTTCAGAAATCGCCCTTGAGGACCTGGAGATGTCTGAACTGATCGTGGCATTTATGGAGGATTTGGACTATAACCACCTCTATTTTACGGCCGGGGATCGGGACGGATTTCTTTCCCGCTTTTCGCCCCCTATGGTTCGCTACCTCAGGAGCGGAAATCTCCATCCGGCTTTTCAAGTATTTTCCGTTTTCCAGTCGAGGGTGAAGGAGCGGATCGCTTGGGTGCGTGAATACCTGGATCAGGACTTCGAGTTCAACGAGGGCCTAGTCTACAAAACGGACCGCTCCGAAGAGTCTTGGCCAGCATCGAACGAAGAGGTCGATGAACTTTGGAGGACCCGAATCCAGTATGAGCTGTTGAATGAGTTGATTCCATTGATGGCACCGAATTCGGACGATAGCCTTGACCTGGAAGACGGTGTATCGGAAGCAGATGTTGAGACGGGAGAACCACTTCCTTTCGAAGAGGCCCTTGCAGAGGCCAAAGAAATTGTTGCCCAGCGGTATTTGCGCTTGGAACGGGAAATGAATCGCTTTGAAGCAGCAGAGGTTCAGGAGATTTTCCTTACGACACTGGCAAGGACCTATGATCCTCACTCACTCTACCTCTCCGCTGACTCTTTGGAAGACCTCTCCATTGCTATTGAGAATTCCTTGGTCGGCATCGGTGCCGTTCTGACGGATGTGGACGGTTACTGCACGGTGCGCGAGTTGATTCCCGGAGGACCTGCAGGCCTGAGCAATCAGATTCACGTAGATGACCAGATTCTTGGCGTCGCTCAGGGTGAGGATGGTGAATACGTGGACGTCGTCGGGATGAAACTCAGGAAGATCGTGAAGATGATCCGCGGAGAGAAAGAGAGCGTGGTTCGTTTGAATATTCGACCTGCAGAGGCGGCAGACCCATCGGAACGAAAGGAGGTTGTCCTGGTTCGTGACGAGGTTCAGCTGACAGCTAATTTAGCGAGAGCAAAACTGTATCAGATACCTGTCGATGGTCGCACTGTCCCGATTGGTGTCATCAATCTCCCTTCTTTCTATGGATCCGAGCTACCTGACCATCCAAACTCGAGTGATGACGTTGCCGAGTTGATCGTGAAGATGAAAGCGAAGGGCGTGGAGGGTATCATTCTTGACCTCCGCGAAAACGGCGGAGGTCTCTTGTCCGAAGCAGTCGAGCTAGCCGGGCTCTTCATTCCAGAGGGCCCGGTTGTTCAGGTGAAGACGGTGCAAGGCGATTTGATGCATCATGATGACAGCGATTCCGGTATCGTTTGGGAAGGCCCGTTGCTGGTATTGGTCTCCAAGTTTACAGCCTCCGCTTCGGAAATCGTAGCCGGCGCTTTGCAAAACTACGAACGCGCTTTGGTCGTGGGCGACAGTTCCACTCACGGGAAAGGAACCGTTCAGGGAATCTTTAGAATGACCCCACCTCTCTTTTATTCCCTATCGGCTTCCGGACAGAATGTCGGTGCAACTAAATTGACTGTCCAAAAGTATTACCTTCCAAACGGAGAGTCGACACAGGTAGAAGGAGTGAAAGCCGATCTCGTGATCCCGTCGATGAGCGATTTTCTTTCGATGGGGGAAGCTGATCTCGATCACTCTCTTCCATGGGATACCATCACACCTCTCAGCTTTGGGCTTAAGCAGGAGGATCAGTTGGATTTGATCTTGGTTCAGGAAGGCCTTATCGATTCGCTGCGTGAGCTGAGTGGTGACCGTGTCGATACTTTGGAAGAGTTTTCCGTGATGGCGGAATCCATAGACTTTTTCCGGGAGCGGCGTGAGCAAAAGGAAGTTTCTTTGGACTTGGAAGAAAGGCGTCGGCAGCAGGAAAGCGACCAGAGTCTGCGGGAGTACTTCAATGAGAAAAGGGAAAGTCTCTCGGAGAATGCCTACGATTTTGAACTCTTTGTTCTGGATGCTGAGACGGAGACGGTCGAAGCTTCCGTAGTAGAGGAGGACAAGGATGGTCCCCCATTGGACGTTGTCTTGCGGGAAGGTATTCGGATCATGTCCGATTGGCTTTCGGTTATAGATAACGACTCTTCTTTGCCGAGAGCAGCCGTCGCGCAAAAGGACTTGGGCGTTACCAAGTCTTGA
- a CDS encoding DUF5069 domain-containing protein produces the protein METTAIVPDLYDLTNRLHHLWNQGVERYRGGKTTPGDFFTESETTELQGIGLGVMDVFDYVEDFVSSGDPDVGTFLLVSFERVLFFFEDQGGEPSSEWISEASLPPREETVAGIPWLPRILVKANAKLRGQLPGEVMYGCGGDRRFLRSCGIHPAEFLRKVKSSSDEDVVSWVVSRLGNREK, from the coding sequence ATGGAAACGACCGCTATTGTGCCGGATCTTTATGATCTAACTAACAGGCTTCATCACCTATGGAATCAGGGTGTTGAACGTTATCGGGGAGGTAAAACTACTCCCGGGGATTTTTTCACAGAAAGTGAAACGACAGAGTTGCAGGGTATCGGTTTGGGGGTGATGGACGTTTTCGACTACGTGGAAGACTTTGTTTCTTCTGGAGATCCTGACGTTGGGACTTTCCTGCTAGTTTCTTTTGAGAGAGTGCTCTTTTTCTTCGAAGATCAGGGGGGAGAGCCGTCAAGTGAGTGGATATCCGAGGCGAGCCTTCCGCCAAGGGAGGAGACAGTCGCAGGGATTCCTTGGCTGCCTCGAATTTTGGTCAAGGCCAACGCAAAGCTACGTGGCCAATTGCCTGGCGAAGTGATGTATGGCTGCGGTGGTGACCGCAGATTTCTTCGGAGCTGTGGCATCCATCCGGCAGAGTTCCTGAGAAAGGTGAAGTCCTCGTCCGATGAAGATGTAGTTTCTTGGGTGGTGTCTCGTCTAGGAAATAGGGAAAAGTAA
- a CDS encoding flavodoxin domain-containing protein, which produces MSENGAVKILFGTMTGNAEELANDLSDKLESAGVSAVVEDAGDYDVTRLKDEKKLAVVISTWGEGDPPDDAEDFCFDLYDGKAGELPNLEFSVCSLGDTSYDDFCGCGRKVEESLVKAGAKKILDRADLDVDFEDGYEEWAEKLVAVLKA; this is translated from the coding sequence ATGAGCGAAAATGGAGCAGTGAAAATATTGTTTGGGACAATGACCGGCAACGCCGAGGAGTTGGCGAACGATTTGTCTGATAAGTTGGAATCCGCCGGGGTAAGCGCGGTTGTTGAAGATGCGGGTGATTATGACGTTACCCGCCTAAAGGACGAGAAAAAGCTCGCCGTAGTCATTTCTACGTGGGGCGAGGGAGATCCCCCTGACGACGCCGAAGACTTTTGCTTTGATTTGTACGATGGAAAAGCGGGCGAACTTCCGAATCTTGAATTCTCGGTTTGTTCGCTTGGCGATACCTCCTATGACGATTTCTGCGGATGCGGCCGGAAGGTCGAGGAGTCATTGGTGAAGGCAGGTGCCAAGAAAATTCTGGATCGGGCGGATTTAGACGTTGATTTCGAAGATGGCTACGAAGAGTGGGCGGAAAAGCTGGTAGCCGTACTCAAGGCCTAA